One Sphaeramia orbicularis chromosome 21, fSphaOr1.1, whole genome shotgun sequence DNA window includes the following coding sequences:
- the xirp2b gene encoding xin actin-binding repeat-containing protein 2 isoform X1, translated as MYQAAVSKRADNTIPSGVMEESEVCSLPGGLASVRRQFEAQEIATSHNVTQFHFQHRTVQEMSNTEVTVSSGSRQVLPGSQQLNSNQEMMMSYSDNTFASSYENHQNEDEFPRYTTKELRDHFERTIEEAAPHKPVRIGHHDINRSKWSSHVTQNNVVTSEVCEASATAATQDTTAAVMDYDDFPPPPTDDSDYLPPPPPDLLQMPSESQHIPACDYSLEPQEAPNPSKYPLSKEAYFKQRSMSELKRLYKHIHPEVRKNIEKELLTDFNETENNHVESQEYMYEEDGDSPNDMNPDEEYGEWEEILPGEVQTMRWMFENKPLDTIKDETLDEDDNKKITQQEVILGKDVRRTAWMFETKPMDELGSQDMSSTEYKNKFNKFNKGDVRAAAWLFETQTMDSLNKMHKEEDLTKEIVFTEEDENATIYMIDNKYMESLGHTETIDESHLLILRSVLEEINGEVKTVTSTFDTQFKCILMGQSSQMLEIKSVRKIETELENSIASRWLFDTQPLDITNTESSSYKLVCSLSMEDSNKGDWGRWLFEIKTLNSLTDWESSQMEKKEIVGADVRKHCLVFETQPMDSLKDDSNARPQSMEEIIGGNVRSARNFFESSPQVARKNCPEVGKLKKATVNEDMKGDVRHQKWRFESQPLEHIREEKKEVTRTVNVEDDLTQEDGTSCKADVRKNCWVFETQPMDTLKDDSNTPTLTKEEIIAGNVKSARHYFETATPDEIKELAEVGKLKKTVALEEERGDVRHQRWRFESQPLEQIREEKKEVIRTIDLEEIDKVDVLNYKQIFETSALNKIDESQKILIEGVTSGSVQSNKNLFESSQLYAMQDSSGHFHEVKTVRREEVVKGDVTTCKWMFETRPIDQFDESITKYQIIKGISKEEIESGDVKTAKWLFETQPLDAIKYFSNIEDEEMVATRRSYDETMKGDVKTCKWLFETKPMDILYERADLKGENELEQMPKGDVKTCTWLFETQALDTIHDETETVMKTCTVNQEDIRGKDVRTACFLFETEKLENLSGEEAGSFKRITEIDIGSGDVSRMKYIFENQTSDIMTSTSEEAMQNLKKVQTEDIQKGNVVNCKWLFENQSIDTIHDSQEESISNRTVYDVQGGNVNQGRFIFETYSLDKIQEVSSETDTELKRQKIVREEDEKGDVRNYTMMFETQPLYAIQDKEGHYHEVTTVTSEEVTHGDVVGTRWLFETKPLDAIKDTDEVYIIKSVTQQDVQKGDVTSAKWKFETQPLDRIAEERKALIKTVDDIQGGNVRMNKHRFESDALSAESVKTVNVSEIQKGDVRTAKWRFETQSIDKIRSMSSENLIETVQKEDVAKGDVKHSVWLFEKNPLDHIKETDEEVDTTVTQEEIPKADVKTTTWLFETTPFDDFNESKMEKTEIIGKSVKGTLEELYSQQMVKSKGILIEADEIGDVRMAKYQLMNQQAPEIQREDIIRGDLQTIMMNLLNRNERQERQVVIDSEEKGNISSTVQQLLNQERDSSIEREEILRGDIQEAINKLFQEGRSAKHGILIQEDEKGDVQMTLYSLLNKQEAASVEKEDIVRGDIKSALQKLSSADKLSQSVKIKVDETEKGHVSFYSTCIESGSLDYLKQLHVEPDETAEKVEKERIVGGDIKGTKLILSQSQAQIERTVEDVIPGDVHNAVKVFMSEPSISLEKLQKEEIVKGDLRAALSSLSESANQSVVVEKEEVVKGNIPKALRCLERAQRRYKEVEKPDIIPGNIRGALRSLEKSATSRTEAVVEDLVPGDVKATLKSLELAKQAVKEVEKEEIVRGDIHMAMQNLQDASSERKKFQQEIDVQGDVRGTIQLFMEPPPSPRLQRSASLEGDVKGDVKMSIRSLYESQEQTQLEKEEVIKGDVKGTIKSLLETAQRQTPKVRLGAYRRVKVKQSPPVKNLNPDTQRNIQKIKTANVTETSKENHTITKECETKSEVVEQSAHQTKTVVEHRTITQNHGIKTLKTEFRNLKSNPKGMIKLDKTKVQTDVYIMKPQAPEPDLPLPPPPPALVDTDLLPPPPTPPPPPPSADSDIDHLPPPPPPLPSEQDFLPPPPSPHELENMPAQAAHPSPGRAKKMTVKKVKGPNLHPVPKLEHKVEINKTQTAEVTSGKMVQMSQNQSKTMTQTTKTVRSEIPAPPESPQPLKKVHIMPVKFTPPPSPPPSTKGKMTKFNTPLIQAEGKYRKLREENTPPTTPTPTYIHDSVTAALEVISTRDSDLLNNSGSDVTRQKDKKAALTVPSDSPSCELSKHAVVSDSSKSNAIVSANQEKFLQDSTVISSKQQMVSNDSSKVVSIQKTSSVAVVKKEMHTATQKTVSVSSKQSTQSVMADRVQGQITDGAKIEYMTSAGKKELMNQKTKDWDKSEAEMLKSSQKISAQTVNPDTALTTVQSVNFNKVQTENKTIKDKTVVELAAQREEKAPKSQQHENKKKSDHSLTKSPEKVSNQPVQTDKPVNGNGKNGKQNHKAKKNNKQEKQVDIKVSSENEKQGICVDLKEEVKEATEVKVISEVKTESKQEVKKVSPSRSANGASVSSTSESQTPAKKKKKNKKSKGVVQSGQGKEICIESKMEVIENKKSTSETQIQETISVAQVHTSVKQEQIHIKKEVFTQESKDNQNSHELKVVQKDVKGSVTKKEVSVSQEPPEDSRVVPITVTGKSEQSELFKSATGRSDGSQRQQVQLLISHIMDLQRVSEKSDWKSVKTLLNTVPDWLISPETKCELEQTVAKSDAQKNEEILSHLMKVAESKLMDLEDNETMEKHECEAVSEKAVAGGASPRISKISIGSAKVEYQTKKTTTQERRKEEVSYVKSMDLRAPSPLLKMRSPSPSFITIESTRRTDSPQRVTPSPTLLHRPPTPPTPPPRRCDTPSRMTRITPSPTFDRAENLARLKDTTAKLSRGVTPPPILSQQQISEKKSEIVESPPSFHRQIKIDTQVVEDKEKTKKKVDVKLTSDPECFNLTEVQNKSDSHLPSCENDPDDLDDTEELSSASVREKREFFEEAQKAGINKTYVRKEPIAIPERLGPDMEECVAESKNKEKDEIPRADLSSLVNKFESAEEKTYIRKELIPPAGRLHNSSESTECDKEKADILEQEMPTFDIQAIKNVFELGEQSSLFTDEKKDEEELVSSLTETTADTSKREKSQEKKGGSRQSTPLPPQKNEVESVPAEPAAISQAKSITEHFSNVDEFGNKVTGTRTTVTEHSESTQRVPFSYADAVKRKAARRTETYDEEATENLLRNFHKTWTESETVFKSLGYTVSEETSQVMSHHTEIGSSGSSSEVGAVYSMSAESLSDGCADSGQKKVP; from the exons ATGTACCAGGCAGCTGTCTCCAAGCGAGCAGACAACACCATCCCCAGCGGG GTCATGGAGGAGTCGGAGGTCTGTTCCCTGCCTGGGGGACTTGCCAGTGTAAGGAGACAATTTGAAGCCCAGGAAATTGCAACATCACACAATGTTACCCAGTTTCATTTTCAACACAGAACTGTACAG GAAATGTCTAACACGGAGGTGACTGTGTCGAGTGGCAGCAGGCAGGTCCTCCCAGGCAGTCAGCAGCTAAATTCCAACCAAGAAATGATG aTGTCTTACAGTGATAACACCTTCGCATCCAGCTATGAAAACCATCAAAATGAAGACGAGTTTCCCAGATACACTACAAAAGAACTGAGAGATCACTTTGAGAGAACAATAGAGGAAGCTGCGCCACACAAACCAGTTAGG ATTGGTCACCATGACATCAATCGATCTAAGTGGTCATCACATGTTACACAAAACAACGTGGTGACTAGTGAGGTGTGTGAAGCATCAGCTACAGCAGCAACACAAGACACCACAGCTGCAGTGATGGATTATGATGACTTTCCACCCCCGCCAACTGATGATTCTGACTACCTTCCACCCCCACCTCCAGACTTACTGCAAATGCCATCTGAGAGTCAACATATTCCAGCATGTGATTACTCACTTGAGCCTCAAGAAGCACCAAACCCCTCCAAATACCCCCTCAGTAAAGAAGCATACTTCAAACAGAGGAGCATGTCTGAGCTGAAACGTCTCTACAAGCATATTCATCCAGAAGTTCGGAAAAATATTGAGAAAGAGCTCCTCACTGACTTTAATGAAACTGAAAACAACCACGTCGAGAGTCAAGAGTACATGTATGAGGAGGACGGTGACAGCCCAAATGATATGAATCCAGATGAAGAATACGGGGAATGGGAAGAGATTCTACCTGGAGAGGTGCAAACGATGCGTTGGATGTTTGAAAATAAGCCATTGGATACCATCAAGGATGAAACTCTGGATGAAGatgacaacaagaaaataactcaACAGGAGGTAATTCTTGGAAAGGATGTGCGACGCACTGCTTGGATGTTTGAGACTAAGCCCATGGATGAGCTGGGCTCTCAAGATATGAGCTCTacagaatataaaaataaattcaataagttTAACAAAGGAGATGTGCGTGCTGCAGCCTGGCTATTTGAAACTCAGACCATGGACAGCCTAAACAAAATGCATAAAGAGGAGGATTTAACAAAAGAGATTGTTTTCACGGAGGAGGATGAAAATGCTACCATTTACATGATTGACAATAAGTACATGGAAAGTTTAGGACACACTGAGACCATTGATGAGAGCCACCTCCTGATCCTAAGGTCAGTGTTAGAGGAAATTAATGGAGAGGTGAAAACAGTAACAAGTACTTTTGACACTCAGTTTAAATGCATCCTCATGGGACAGTCGAGCCAGATGCTAGAGATTAAATCTGTGCGTAAAATTGAGACTGAACTGGAGAATTCCATTGCTTCACGTTGGCTTTTTGACACCCAGCCCCTGGACATAACAAACACTGAATCCTCATCTTACAAGCTTGTTTGTAGTCTCTCCATGGAGGACAGCAATAAGGGAGACTGGGGCAGGTGGTTGTTTGAGATAAAGACATTAAATTCTCTCACCGATTGGGAAAGCTCACAAATGGAGAAGAAAGAGATTGTTGGAGCTGATGTGCGCAAACACTGCCTGGTGTTTGAAACTCAGCCAATGGATTCTCTGAAAGATGATTCAAATGCCAGACCTCAGTCTATGGAAGAAATTATTGGGGGCAATGTTAGATCTGCAAGAAACTTTTTTGAAAGCAGCCCTCAAGTAGCCAGGAAGAATTGCCCTGAGGTTGGAAAACTTAAAAAGGCAACAGTAAATGAAGACATGAAGGGAGATGTGAGACACCAAAAGTGGCGCTTTGAGAGTCAGCCTTTAGAGCacataagagaagagaagaaagaggtCACTCGTACGGTGAATGTTGAGGACGACCTCACACAGGAGGATGGCACAAGCTGCAAGGCAGATGTTCGAAAGAACTGTTGGGTTTTTGAGACACAGCCAATGGATACATTAAAAGATGATTCAAACACTCCAACCTTAACAAAAGAGGAAATAATTGCAGGTAATGTGAAATCTGCAAGACATTATTTTGAAACGGCTACACCTGATGAGATTAAGGAGCTTGCTGAGGTtggcaaactgaagaaaactgtaGCACTTGAGGAGGAGAGAGGTGATGTCAGACATCAGAGATGGAGGTTTGAGAGCCAACCCCTGGAACAGATCAGAGAGGAAAAGAAGGAAGTCATCCGCACAATCGACCTGGAAGAAATTGACAAAGTAGATGTTTTAAACTACAAGCAAATCTTTGAAACTTCAGCATTAAACAAAATAGATGAATCACAAAAAATACTGATAGAGGGTGTAACATCTGGCTCTGTGCAATCAAATAAAAATCTGTTCGAGTCTTCTCAGCTTTATGCAATGCAGGACAGCTCAGGACACTTCCATGAGGTAAAAACAGTTCGCCGGGAAGAGGTTGTAAAAGGAGATGTAACAACATGCAAATGGATGTTTGAAACCCGGCCAATAGACCAGTTTGATGAAAGCATTACAAAATACCAAATTATCAAGGGTATATCCAAAGAAGAAATTGAATCTGGTGACGTTAAAACAGCCAAATGGTTGTTTGAAACACAGCCCCTGGATGCTATTAAGTATTTCAGCAATATAGAAGATGAGGAAATGGTAGCGACTCGTCGAAGCTATGATGAAACCATGAAAGGTGATGTGAAAACCTGCAAATGGTTATTTGAGACAAAACCGATGGACATTCTGTATGAGAGAGCAGACTTAAAAGGTGAAAATGAATTGGAACAAATGCCCAAGGGAGATGTGAAAACTTGCACATGGCTTTTTGAGACACAAGCACTTGATACCATTCATGATGAGACTGAGACTGTCATGAAAACTTGCACTGTGAATCAGGAGGATATTAGAGGGAAAGATGTGAGGACGGCCTGTTTCCTTTTTGAGACAGAAAAACTTGAAAACCTTTCTGGGGAGGAGGCTGGCTCTTTTAAGCGCATCACTGAGATAGATATTGGATCTGGAGATGTGTCAAGGATGAAGTACATTTTTGAAAACCAGACATCTGATATCATGACCTCTACATCTGAGGAAGCCATGCAAAACCTCAAGAAAGTTCAGACAGAGGACATTCAGAAAGGAAATGTGGTGAACTGCAAATGGCTCTTTGAAAACCAGTCTATAGACACAATACATGACAGCCAGGAGGAATCAATCAGCAACCGCACTGTGTATGATGTACAAGGTGGAAATGTAAATCAGGGTCGCTTCATATTTGAGACATACTCTTTGGATAAAATTCAGGAGGTTTCATCCGAGACTGATACAGagctgaaaagacaaaaaattgtccGTGAAGAGGATGAGAAGGGCGATGTGAGGAATTACACCATGATGTTTGAAACTCAGCCTCTGTATGCCATTCAGGATAAAGAGGGTCACTACCATGAGGTCACCACAGTCACAAGTGAGGAAGTAACGCATGGAGATGTAGTCGGAACTCGGTGGTTGTTTGAAACCAAGCCCCTAGATGCCATCAAAGACACAGATGAAGTGTATATAATCAAATCTGTCACGCAACAGGATGTGCAAAAAGGAGATGTCACATCTGCCAAGTGGAAATTTGAGACGCAGCCTCTTGATAGGATTGCTGAAGAAAGAAAGGCTTTGATAAAAACAGTGGATGATATTCAAGGCGGCAATGTTAGAATGAATAAACATCGTTTTGAATCTGACGCCCTGTCTGCAGAATCTGTCAAAACAGTTAATGTGAGTGAAATACAAAAAGGTGACGTCAGGACAGCAAAGTGGAGATTTGAAACCCAGTCTATTGACAAAATAAGAAGCATGAGCTCTGAAAATCTGATTGAAACTGTTCAAAAAGAGGATGTTGCAAAAGGAGATGTCAAACATTCAGTCTGGCTCTTTGAGAAAAATCCTCTTGACCATATTAAGGAAACCGATGAAGAGGTGGATACTACTGTCACTCAAGAGGAAATTCCCAAAGCAGATGTAAAGACAACAACATGGCTCTTTGAAACAACACCTTTTGATGACTTTAATGAGTCAAAAATGGAGAAGACAGAGATAATAGGCAAGAGTGTCAAAGGAACTCTTGAGGAACTTTACAGCCAACAGATGGTGAAGTCAAAGGGAATACTAATTGAAGCAGATGAAATTGGCGATGTTAGGATGGCAAAATACCAGCTAATGAATCAACAAGCTCCAGAGATTCAACGAGAAGACATCATCAGGGGAGATCTGCAGACAATCATGATGAACCTGCTGAACAGAAACGAAAGACAGGAGCGCCAGGTTGTCATAGACTCAGAAGAGAAGGGTAACATCAGTTCAACAGTTCAGCAGCTCCTCAACCAGGAGAGAGACAGCAGTATTGAAAGGGAGGAAATATTACGTGGTGACATTCAGGAAGCTATAAACAAGCTTTTCCAAGAGGGCAGGTCAGCAAAACATGGAATACTCATTCAGGAGGATGAAAAAGGAGACGTACAGATGACATTATACTCCCTCCTAAATAAACAAGAGGCTGCCTCTGTTGAAAAAGAGGACATTGTTAGAGGTGATATAAAAAGTGCTCTCCAAAAACTATCAAGTGCAGACAAACTCAGTCAGTCTGTGAAGATAAAAGTAGATGAGACAGAAAAAGGACACGTCAGTTTTTACTCCACATGTATTGAGTCTGGGTCTCTCGACTATCTCAAACAGCTCCATGTAGAACCAGatgaaacagcagaaaaagtagaaaaagaaaGGATCGTCGGAGGTGACATTAAAGGTACAAAACTCATCCTCAGTCAAAGTCAAGCACAAATTGAGCGCACGGTGGAAGATGTCATACCTGGAGATGTTCACAATGCTGTTAAAGTCTTCATGTCAGAACCGAGCATCTCATTAGAAAAACTACAAAAGGAGGAAATAGTTAAAGGTGATTTAAGAGCTGCTTTGAGCTCATTGTCTGAGTCAGCGAATCAGTCAGTTGTTGTAGAAAAAGAAGAGGTGGTGAAAGGCAACATACCAAAAGCTCTGCGGTGTCTTGAGAGGGCTCAAAGGCGCTATAAGGAGGTAGAGAAGCCAGATATCATACCAGGGAATATTAGAGGTGCCCTGAGATCCCTCGAGAAATCAGCAACCTCCAGAACTGAAGCAGTTGTTGAGGACTTAGTTCCTGGTGATGTTAAGGCAACTCTCAAATCTCTGGAGCTAGCAAAGCAAGCAGTGAAGGAAGTTGAAAAGGAAGAAATTGTGAGAGGGGATATTCATATGGCAATGCAAAATCTTCAAGATGCATCTAGTGAACGGAAGAAGTTCCAGCAAGAAATTGATGTTCAGGGTGACGTAAGGGGAACAATCCAGCTCTTCATGGAACCTCCACCATCACCAAGATTGCAAAGGAGCGCAAGTTTGGAGGGTGATGTAAAAGGTGATGTCAAGATGTCGATCAGGTCATTGTATGAGTCTCAGGAGCAAACCCAGCTGGAGAAAGAAGAAGTGATAAAGGGTGACGTTAAAGGCACTATTAAATCACTGCTAGAAACAGCACAACGTCAAACTCCCAAAGTCAGACTCGGTGCTTACAGAAGAGTGAAGGTGAAGCAGAGCCCTCCGGTTAAAAACTTAAATCCTGACACACAGAGAAACATACAAAAGATAAAAACAGCTAATGTGACTGAAACATCAAAAGAAAATCACACCATCACTAAAGAATGTGAAACTAAATCAGAAGTGGTGGAGCAGTCAGCTCATCAGACCAAGACGGTGGTGGAGCACAGAACCATAACCCAAAAccatggaataaaaacactgaagactgAGTTCCGTAATCTAAAGTCAAATCCAAAGGGCATGATAAAACTCGATAAAACTAAAGTACAAACTGATGTTTACATTATGAAGCCTCAAGCCCCAGAGCCTGACctgcccctcccaccaccacctccaGCTCTAGTAGATACTgaccttcttcctcctcctcccactcctcctcctcctcctccatctgctgATTCTGACATTGATCAccttcctcctccaccacctccacttCCCAGCGAGCAGGacttcctcccccctcctccctctccgCATGAACTGGAGAATATGCCAGCACAGGCAGCTCATCCTTCACCAGGGAGAGCAAAGAAGATGACGGTCAAAAAAGTAAAAGGTCCTAATCTACACCCAGTCCCGAAGCTGGAGCATAAAGTAGAaatcaataaaacacaaacagcGGAGGTAACATCAGGAAAAATGGTACAAATGAGTCAGAACCAATCAAAAACAATGACACAGACAACAAAAACAGTTAGAAGCGAAATCCCTGCACCACCTGAATCACCACAGCCATTAAAGAAAGTTCATATCATGCCTGTAAAATTCACTCCGccgccctctcctcctccctccacgAAAGGGAAAATGACTAAATTTAACACACCACTGATACAAGCAGAGGGAAAGTATCGGAAGCTAAGGGAGGAAAACACACCACCAACCACTCCAACTCCCACATATATACACGACTCAGTCACTGCTGCTCTTGAAGTGATTTCCACCAGAGATTCAGATCTGTTAAATAACAGTGGATCAGATGTAACACGGCAGAAGGATAAAAAGGCAGCATTAACTGTGCCCTCAGACTCCCCATCATGCGAATTATCCAAGCATGCTGTAGTCTCAGACAGCTCCAAAAGCAATGCCATTGTCAGTGCCAATCAAGAGAAATTCCTCCAAGATTCAACAGTTATTTCCTCCAAACAGCAAATGGTTTCTAATGACAGTTCTAAGGTGGTCTCTATTCAAAAGACTTCATCTGTTGCAGTTGTTAAGAAAGAGATGCATACAGCCACTCAGAAAACAGTCTCTGTTTCCTCCAAACAATCCACTCAGTCTGTCATGGCTGACAGAGTCCAGGGCCAGATCACTGACGGTGCAAAAATAGAATACATGACAAGTGCTGGAAAGAAAGAATTAATGAATCAGAAGACAAAGGACTGGGACAAATCTGAAGCTGAAATGCTTAAATCTTCACAGAAAATCTCTGCTCAAACAGTAAACCCTGATACTGCTCTTACAACTGTGCAGAGTGTAAATTTCAATAAAGTACAAACTGAGAACAAGACAATCAAAGATAAAACAGTGGTAGAATTGGCTGCTCAAAGAGAAGAAAAGGCACCAAAATCACAACAGCATGAGAACAAGAAGAAAAGTGATCATTCTCTGACCAAGAGCCCAGAAAAGGTTTCCAATCAACCagtgcaaacagacaaacccgtaaatggaaatggaaaaaacggCAAGCAGAACCACAAGGCCAAAAAGAACAACAAGCAAGAAAAGCAAGTAGATATAAAAGTATCCAGTGAGAATGAGAAACAGGGTATTTGTGTAGATTTAAAAGAAGAGGTAAAGGAAGCTACAGAGGTGAAAGTGATCAGTGAAGTTAAGACGGAGTCAAAACAGGAGGTGAAGAAGGTTAGTCCATCTCGTTCTGCCAACGGTGCTTCTGTGAGCTCAACTTCAGAAAGTCAAACACcagcaaagaagaaaaagaagaacaaaaaatcCAAAGGTGTGGTGCAGTCAGGCCAAGGAAAAGAGATCTGCATAGAATCAAAAATGGAGGTTATAGAAAACAAAAAGTCAACATCTGAAACTCAAATTCAGGAAACAATTTCTGTCGCCCAAGTTCACACAAGTGTAAAACAAGAGCAGATTCACATCAAGAAAGAAGTCTTTACCCAGGAGAGCAAAGACAATCAGAATTCCCATGAACTAAAAGTTGTTCAAAAGGATGTGAAGGGATCTGTGACGAAAAAAGAAGTCTCAGTGTCGCAGGAACCCCCAGAAGACAGCAGGGTTGTCCCAATTACAGTAACAGGCAAATCAGAGCAAAGTGAACTGTTCAAGTCCGCAACAGGAAGATCAGATGGATCTCAGAGGCAGCAGGTCCAATTGTTAATCTCTCACATCATGGATTTACAAAGAGTTTCAGAAAAATCTGACTGGAAATCTGTGAAGACTCTGCTTAATACGGTTCCAGACTGGCTCATAAGCCCAGAGACAAAATGTGAATTAGAGCAAACTGTGGCCAAAAGTGATGCACAAAAAAATGAGGAAATTCTTTCACATTTGATGAAAGTAGCAGAGAGTAAACTCATGGATCTGGAAGATAATGAGACAATGGAGAAACATGAGTGTGAGGCGGTTTCTGAGAAAGCTGTTGCAGGTGGAGCGTCACCGAGAATATCAAAGATCAGCATTGGTTCTGCAAAAGTAGAAtatcaaacaaagaaaacaaccacacaggagagaagaaaagaagaagtaaGTTATGTTAAATCTATGGACCTTCGTGCACCTTCACCCTTACTGAAGATGCGTTCTCCTTCACCCTCATTTATCACCATCGAATCCACCCGGAGAACTGACTCACCCCAGAGAGTTACTCCATCGCCCACCCTGCTGCACAGGCCACCCACAcctccaacaccaccaccacgCAGGTGTGACACCCCATCACGCATGACTAGAATCACACCATCTCCCACCTTCGACAGGGCTGAAAATCTGGCTCGACTTAAAGACACAACAGCCAAGCTGTCGCGTGGTGTCACCCCACCACCAATTCTCTCTCAGCAGCAAATCTCAGAGAAGAAATCAGAGATAGTCGAATCTCCTCCATCGTTCCATCGGCAAATCAAAATTGACACCCAGGTTGTGGAGgataaagaaaaaactaaaaagaaggtAGATGTAAAATTAACATCTGATCCAGAGTGTTTCAATCTAACTGAAGTACAAAATAAGTCTGACTCTCACCTGCCTTCATGTGAAAATGACCCAGATGATCTGGACGATACTGAGGAGTTGTCATCTGCATCTgtaagagaaaagagagagtttTTTGAAGAGGCTCAAAAGGCTGGAATTAATAAGACTTATGTACGCAAGGAGCCGATTGCTATTCCTGAACGTTTGGGCCCAGACATGGAAGAATGCGTTGCAGAAAGTAAGAACAAAGAAAAGGATGAGATTCCCCGAGCAGACCTGTCTAGTCTTGTAAACAAATTTGAATCAGCAGAAGAGAAAACATATATCAGAAAAGAGCTTATCCCACCAGCAGGGCGGCTTCACAATAGCTCCGAAAGCACAGAGTGTGACAAAGAGAAAGCGGACATCCTAGAACAGGAAATGCCAACTTTTGACATCCAGgctattaaaaatgtttttgaacTCGGAGAGCAAAGTTCTTTATTCACAGATGAGAAAAAGGATGAGGAGGAGCTTGTGTCAAGCCTGACTGAAACAACAGCAGACACTTCAAAGAGGGAAAAGTCTCAAGAGAAAAAAGGAGGCTCACGGCAGAGCACCCCCCTTCCTCCTCAGAAAAATGAAGTAGAAAGTGTGCCAGCTGAACCAGCAGCCATCTCTCAAGCCAAATCAATCACAGAACATTTCTCAAATGTTGATGAGTTTGGTAACAAGGTCACTGGAACAAGGACAACTGTCACTGAGCACTCCGAGAGCACTCAGCGGGTTCCTTTCTCCTACGCTGATGCAGTTAAACGAAAAGCAGCGAGGCGAACAGAAACCTACGATGAAGAAGCGACTGAGAACTTGCTGAGGAATTTCCACAAAACGTGGACAGAGAGTGAGACAGTTTTCAAGAGTCTTGGCTACACAGTATCTGAGGAGACATCACAAGTTATGTCACATCATACGGAGATTGGCTCATCTG GCTCGAGTTCCGAAGTCGGAGCTGTGTACAGTATGTCGGCGGAGAGCTTATCCGATGGATGCGCTGATAGTGGACAAAAAAAAGTACCATAA